One genomic segment of Ignavibacteriota bacterium includes these proteins:
- a CDS encoding alpha-amylase: MKNSSCLDLLTYEFHVAKHLREKYELDELFFSITGNVIFANFYQVRVFTQKINSKRNIYEHLSPGEVNAAGLLDEIFHFAIKKYFKENFPNAFSDAIKSVKDNLGDKNFDKLLLNFINIFPPQKVFKNEVSPKEYLNQFTENIQNREILTEELILLHIANLNPAFNKLKELFSEEYISEKVNYKSTIFRLENFFKKEELKIGVKNIDLFTFLKMPFQKHSDSIWDQLEFIKNEWGISIDVELMRKIESGKDLYIESIKFNQHFDGGFVGGGGAPTIVPQYKGKSISAESFVLGKSKFKYAEDASKDYEEFEQFTPDTNWMPKLVLIAKNIYVWLDQLSKKYQREIRTLDKIPIEELALLKKWNINSLWLIGVWERSHASKRIKHLMGNLDAVASAYSLYDYEIAHNLGGEEAYRVFNNNAKSVGIRLASDMVPNHTGIFSKWIIEHPEYFVQLDYPPFPNYSFTGTNLSENSEIELRLEDQYWQMKDAAVVFQRKDLRNGDVKYIYHGNDGTNMPWNDTAQLNMLKAEVREAVIQKIFDVARKFSVIRFDAAMTLAKKHFSRLWYPEPGKGGDIPSRADFALTREEFDEFFPKEFWREVVDRINDEMPETLLLAEAFWLMEGYFVRTLGMHRVYNSAFMHMMMKEENSKYRELITNTLEFEPEILKRYVNFMSNPDEETAINQFGTDDKYFGVLIMMCTLPGLPMLAHGQIEGYTEKYGMEYQRAYYNETPQHWLVERHEREVFPILGKRYLFAEVDNFWFFDFIDNNNNLNENVFAYSNSHNNEKALVIYNNKFHPTSGYINFSRQKLKNNSANKYLTNIKISDQFKIQNSQFHFYIFKDNTHQTEYLFNGKDICDNGLFLNLKGFEYRVFLNIEEIYDQSEFVYNFYKENFGKEISNVKEQLEEHKLIPIQNSFKQIFNEENINKFCELAFTQFVEKEEINGVVKKIEEDYSNFVIQFKNHFNVDINYDLMKTNFHHSLRNFIELTEITKIKKVKKTKSDLRINEIFSDKKKINFVILIINEVINCTKEIIYNENIAKSFPKNLRVTKTVQNVFEQFSNNEFEATRNVILLNLLINQKEKIDSFQINFEQFMKLRSKIKLFDLIKNSEVKFIEEFFENEFTQSYIDVNEYEKVKYFSKERFESLINLFQLFAAYKIYSNNITLQISSSKSKVLSIIRKLINIENHLNNLAIESKFVFTDLLKNFDNKNKLSS, encoded by the coding sequence ATGAAAAACTCATCTTGTTTGGATCTGTTGACTTATGAATTCCACGTTGCAAAACATTTACGTGAAAAATATGAATTAGACGAATTATTTTTTTCAATTACCGGAAATGTAATTTTTGCAAATTTTTATCAAGTTAGAGTTTTTACTCAAAAAATTAATTCCAAGCGAAATATTTATGAACACTTATCTCCGGGCGAAGTTAATGCTGCGGGTTTGCTTGACGAAATTTTTCACTTTGCAATAAAAAAATATTTTAAGGAAAATTTTCCAAATGCGTTTTCAGATGCAATAAAAAGTGTTAAAGATAATTTGGGCGATAAAAATTTTGATAAATTACTTCTCAATTTTATAAATATTTTTCCACCTCAAAAAGTTTTTAAAAATGAAGTTAGTCCGAAAGAATATTTAAATCAGTTTACGGAAAATATTCAGAACAGAGAAATTTTAACTGAAGAATTAATTCTTCTACACATTGCAAATTTAAATCCGGCTTTCAATAAACTTAAGGAATTATTCAGCGAAGAATATATTTCTGAAAAAGTAAATTACAAATCAACAATATTCAGATTGGAAAATTTCTTTAAGAAAGAAGAACTTAAAATTGGAGTTAAGAATATTGATTTGTTTACATTTCTTAAAATGCCTTTTCAAAAACATTCGGATAGTATTTGGGATCAACTCGAATTTATTAAAAATGAATGGGGAATTTCGATTGATGTTGAATTGATGAGAAAAATTGAAAGTGGAAAAGATTTATATATCGAAAGTATAAAATTTAATCAACATTTTGATGGTGGTTTCGTCGGTGGTGGCGGAGCTCCAACAATTGTTCCGCAATATAAAGGAAAATCAATAAGTGCCGAAAGTTTTGTTTTAGGAAAATCAAAATTTAAATATGCTGAAGATGCTTCAAAAGACTATGAAGAATTTGAACAATTTACACCAGACACAAACTGGATGCCGAAATTAGTTTTAATTGCAAAAAATATTTATGTGTGGTTAGATCAGCTCTCAAAAAAATATCAAAGAGAAATTAGAACATTAGATAAAATTCCAATTGAAGAATTAGCACTTTTAAAAAAATGGAATATAAATTCACTTTGGCTAATTGGCGTTTGGGAAAGAAGTCATGCATCAAAAAGAATAAAACATTTAATGGGAAATCTTGATGCAGTTGCTTCCGCATATTCACTTTACGATTATGAAATTGCACATAATCTTGGAGGAGAAGAAGCGTATAGAGTTTTTAATAATAATGCAAAATCAGTTGGAATTAGACTTGCCAGCGATATGGTCCCAAATCATACCGGAATTTTTTCTAAATGGATAATTGAACATCCGGAATATTTTGTACAATTGGATTATCCGCCGTTTCCGAATTATTCTTTTACCGGAACAAATTTATCGGAAAATTCAGAAATTGAATTACGTCTCGAAGATCAATATTGGCAGATGAAAGATGCTGCCGTAGTTTTTCAGAGAAAAGATTTGCGTAATGGCGATGTAAAATATATTTATCACGGCAATGACGGAACGAATATGCCGTGGAATGACACAGCTCAACTTAATATGCTGAAAGCTGAAGTTAGAGAAGCGGTAATCCAAAAGATATTTGATGTTGCAAGAAAATTTTCTGTAATTAGATTTGATGCAGCAATGACTTTGGCAAAAAAACATTTTTCAAGATTGTGGTATCCGGAACCGGGGAAAGGAGGAGACATTCCTTCGCGTGCAGATTTTGCATTGACCAGAGAAGAATTTGACGAATTTTTCCCGAAAGAATTTTGGCGCGAAGTTGTCGATCGCATAAATGATGAAATGCCGGAAACACTTTTACTTGCGGAAGCTTTTTGGTTAATGGAAGGATATTTTGTAAGAACTTTAGGAATGCACAGAGTTTACAATAGCGCTTTTATGCATATGATGATGAAAGAAGAAAATTCAAAGTATAGAGAATTAATTACAAATACTTTGGAGTTTGAACCGGAAATTTTAAAACGTTATGTGAATTTTATGAGCAATCCGGATGAAGAAACAGCTATAAATCAATTTGGAACAGACGATAAATATTTTGGTGTGTTAATTATGATGTGTACTTTGCCGGGCTTACCAATGCTGGCTCACGGACAAATTGAAGGCTATACGGAAAAATATGGCATGGAATATCAACGGGCTTATTACAATGAAACTCCACAACATTGGCTTGTTGAAAGACACGAACGGGAAGTTTTTCCTATTCTTGGAAAAAGATATTTGTTTGCCGAAGTTGATAATTTTTGGTTCTTTGATTTTATTGATAACAATAATAATTTGAATGAAAATGTTTTTGCATATAGTAATTCGCATAATAATGAAAAGGCATTGGTAATTTACAATAATAAATTTCATCCAACTTCTGGATATATTAATTTTTCGCGTCAAAAATTAAAAAATAACAGTGCAAATAAATATTTAACAAATATTAAAATTTCGGATCAATTTAAAATTCAGAATAGCCAATTCCACTTTTATATATTTAAAGACAATACACATCAAACAGAATATTTATTTAATGGAAAAGATATTTGCGATAACGGATTATTTCTGAATTTAAAAGGATTTGAGTACAGAGTTTTTCTGAACATTGAAGAAATTTATGACCAATCTGAATTTGTATATAATTTTTATAAAGAAAATTTTGGTAAAGAAATTTCCAATGTTAAAGAACAATTGGAAGAACATAAATTAATTCCAATCCAAAATTCATTCAAACAAATATTCAATGAAGAAAACATAAATAAATTTTGTGAGTTGGCATTTACACAATTTGTAGAAAAAGAAGAGATAAATGGAGTTGTTAAAAAAATTGAAGAGGATTATTCAAATTTTGTTATACAATTTAAGAATCATTTTAATGTTGATATAAATTATGATTTGATGAAAACTAATTTTCATCATAGTTTAAGAAATTTTATTGAATTAACCGAAATAACTAAAATTAAAAAAGTAAAAAAAACTAAATCGGATTTAAGAATTAATGAAATATTTTCCGATAAGAAGAAAATCAATTTTGTTATACTCATTATTAATGAAGTTATAAATTGCACAAAAGAAATTATTTATAACGAAAATATTGCAAAATCATTTCCTAAAAATTTAAGAGTTACAAAAACAGTTCAAAATGTCTTTGAGCAATTTAGTAATAATGAGTTTGAAGCAACAAGAAATGTTATTCTTCTGAATTTATTGATAAATCAGAAAGAAAAAATAGATAGTTTTCAAATAAATTTTGAACAATTCATGAAATTGAGAAGTAAAATTAAATTGTTTGATTTGATAAAAAATAGTGAAGTAAAATTTATTGAAGAATTTTTTGAAAATGAATTTACGCAATCCTACATTGATGTAAATGAATATGAAAAAGTAAAATATTTCAGCAAAGAAAGGTTTGAAAGTTTAATTAATCTTTTTCAATTATTTGCAGCGTATAAAATATATTCAAATAATATAACTTTACAAATTAGCTCAAGTAAATCAAAAGTCTTAAGCATTATTAGAAAATTAATAAATATTGAAAATCACCTAAATAATTTAGCTATTGAATCCAAATTTGTTTTTACAGATTTATTAAAAAATTTTGATAATAAAAATAAATTATCAAGCTAA